Proteins from one Limanda limanda chromosome 9, fLimLim1.1, whole genome shotgun sequence genomic window:
- the lim2.2 gene encoding LOW QUALITY PROTEIN: lens intrinsic membrane protein 2.2 (The sequence of the model RefSeq protein was modified relative to this genomic sequence to represent the inferred CDS: deleted 1 base in 1 codon; substituted 1 base at 1 genomic stop codon) → MQETKRRTESLESMAVGMDVRWVFDGCGSGGLQRCVHGGGFSIAHMLRSIIPSFVKWTMRARGSGLKKDTHTVPASDPGETPANPELLNVXEDTVSPGSSTMLYTLAGGGTLCGVAALVLLIVSTATDFWMQYRYSGSSANQGLWRFCINHKCHAHTITVAFWDATRAFMLLAVLSCFAGVVLGLSAFTNGTKNRRVRTGGIALVLSGFLALLALAIYTGVTVTFFGKRFLDWRFSWSYIIGWVAIILAFAAGVFQLCAYQRTSAEPAPSNNPDT, encoded by the exons ATGCAGGAGACAAAGAGACGAACTGAGAGTTTAGAGTCGATGGCAGTTGGGATGGATGTGCGTTGGGTTTTCGATGGGTGTGGGTCGGGTGGGCTGCAGAGGTGTGTGCATGGGGGGGGATTTAGCATCGCCCACATGCTGCGCTCGATCATTCCCTCTTTTGTGAAGTGGACAATGAGAGCCAGG GGTTCAGGGCTTAAAAAGGATACGCACACAGTTCCAGCCAGCGACCCTGGAGAGACACCGGCCAACCCAGAG TTGCTGAATGTTTAGGAGGACACTGTTTCCCCCGGCTCTTCCACCATGCTGTACACTTTAGCAGGAGGGGGCACGCTCTGTGGCGTGGCCGCCCTCGTGCTTCTCATCGTCTCCACGGCGACTGACTTCTGGATGCAGTATCGCTACTCGGGgagctcagccaatcaggggCTCTGGAGGTTCTGCATCAACCACAAATGTCATGCCCACACCATCACTGTAG ctttCTGGGACGCCACCCGGGCCTTCATGCTGCTGGCGGTGCTGAGCTGCTTCGCTGGGGTCGTGCTCGGCCTCAGCGCCTTCACCAACGGCACCAAGAACAGGAGGGTCCGCACGGGGGGCATCGCCCTCGTCCTGTCAG GTTTCCTGGCTCTGCTGGCTCTGGCGATCTACACCGGAGTGACGGTCACTTTCTTTGGCAAACGCTTCTTGGACTGGCGCTTCTCCTGGTCGTACATCATCGGCTGGGTGGCCATCATCCTGGCCTTCGCAGCAG GCgtgtttcagctctgtgctTACCAGAGAACCTCTGCAGAACCTGCTCCTTCAAATAACCCGGACACCTGA